The sequence below is a genomic window from Draconibacterium halophilum.
ACCGATGGGAATCCAACAAAAAGGATTACAACCACCAGAATTAGCCAAACGTGATTGGCTTCCCAGACCGGTGCTATGGCACGCGATACAATTTTTGATGCTTTTCCACGCGATAACAGTTCGAGAATGCCACCGCCAAAATCGGCACCTCCAAGTATAACATAAAGCAATAAACAGATAACAAGTATGATGAGATTAGCTTCAGCCATTTTGCAGATATTTTGATTGTAATAGTTTAATTTGGCGGCTCAACAACCAGATAACCACAAAAGTTAATATGGCATAAACCGCAGTAATCGTATAAAAAGTATACTGTATGCCGGGCATTGGAGTTAATGAATCTTTTGTTTTCATTATGCCATAAATAATCCATGGCTGACGGCCCACTTCGGTAACGATCCAGCCGGCCTCGACAGCAATAAAACCCAGTGGCGTGGCTATGGCCAGCATACGCAGCCACCATTTTTGTTCAAACCAGTGTTTCCATTTGTAGGTTCCGGCAAAAAACAGGGCGGCTATCAGCATTAAAAACATTCCGATTCCAACCATCAATTGAAAAGAATAATGGGTAATGGGAATAGGTGGCCATTCTTCTTCCGGAAACTCTTCCAGGCCCTTTACTTCGGCATTAAAATCGCCATGCGCCAGAAAACTCAGAAATCCGGGCAGTTTGATCGCGTATTTTACTTCGCGGTTTTCCACATCAGGAATTCCACCAATAATAAGCGGAGCTTTTTCCTGCGTTTCGAAATGCGACTCGAAAGCAGCCAGTTTTGCCGGTTGCAGTTCGGCTACGTTCTTAGCAGCCAGATCGCCACTTAAAGGTTGCAAAATAGCTGCCACCGATGCAAAAGCCAGGGCAATGGTAATGGCTTTAGCGTGAATCTCCAGTTTGTTTTTCATGTATAAAACAGCATGCACTCCGGCCACCGCAAAACCAGTTGCCGAAA
It includes:
- a CDS encoding cytochrome ubiquinol oxidase subunit I, with translation MDEFMAARMQMAVSLGFHIVFACIGMVMPWFMFVAEWKWLRTKNPVYLDLAKAWAKGVAIFFAVGAVSGTVLSFELGMLWPTFMEHAGPIFGMPFSWEGTAFFVEAIALGLFLYGWKRLNKWVHLYTGMVVGISGVLSGIFVVSANAWMNAPSGFDWVNGQAINIDPVKAMFNKAWFSQAHHMTIAAFSATGFAVAGVHAVLYMKNKLEIHAKAITIALAFASVAAILQPLSGDLAAKNVAELQPAKLAAFESHFETQEKAPLIIGGIPDVENREVKYAIKLPGFLSFLAHGDFNAEVKGLEEFPEEEWPPIPITHYSFQLMVGIGMFLMLIAALFFAGTYKWKHWFEQKWWLRMLAIATPLGFIAVEAGWIVTEVGRQPWIIYGIMKTKDSLTPMPGIQYTFYTITAVYAILTFVVIWLLSRQIKLLQSKYLQNG